In Carcharodon carcharias isolate sCarCar2 chromosome 35 unlocalized genomic scaffold, sCarCar2.pri SUPER_35_unloc_23, whole genome shotgun sequence, the DNA window tcgcaacccccccacccaccaccaccaccaccaccaccctcggGATGTCCCGAGatcagcaagaccccacaaacagcaatgccagGATGTCCCGTTTTTAGCGAAGTCGGTCGAGGGGTAAATATTGTCTTCAGGACACCGGGGGGGAGAACCCACCatcgcgcccccccaccccccccacttctttaAATCAcagccgtgggatcttttacacccacccgagggggcagacggggcctcggtttaacgtctcatcccgAAGGACAGCACCTTCAGTTcaaagaggggctgaatggcctcctcctgttcctgtgtaacgggctcgagaggggctgaatggacctcctcctgttcctgtgtaacaggctcgagaggggctgaatggacctcctcctgttcctgtgtaacaggctcgagaggggctgaatggacctcctcctgttcctgtgtaacgggctcgagaggggctgaatggacctcctcctgttcctgtgtaacgggctcgagaggggctgaatggacctcctcctgttcctgtgtaacgggctcgagaggggctgaatggacctcctcctgttcctgtgtaacgggctcgagaggggctgaatggacctcctcctgttcctgtgtaacgggctcgagaggggctgaatggacctcctcctgttcctgtgtaacgggctcgagaggggctgaatggacctcctcctgttcctgtgtaacgggctcgagaggggctgaatggacctcctcctgttcctgtgtaacgggctcgagaggggctgaatggacctcctcctgttcctgtgtaacaggctcgagaggggctgaatgtgaGACCTGTCGGGACACTCACCAGGATGCATCGAGTGAGACCAGCTCAATCCCCCGCTGTAACATGGGTTTGAAGcggagagtcaatgggaatgggaCCTtagctgtagagagagaaacaggaacagaagatgctgctTAAACTGGGCTGAAACAGGAATGAAAACAGCCAAAAAGCATAAACACACGCGCACAGCAAACAGGGGCAGGGATGAGGCGATTGTCGGTAAGAGTTAAATGACCTGTtccccccacctgccccacccccacaggatTCCCATCCATTGTACCCACCCACATCCTTCGCCCATCTGTCAATGTCTTACTTCTGACCAACCGCAGCCcggctacccccccaccccccccgcccaacccacCAATACCCGCTAGCGTCACtcaccatcacccctccccccccacactgatACCCACTGGCGTCACtcaccatcacccctcccccccacccaccgataCCCGCTGGCTTCACTCACCATCCccgcctctccccccccacaccccaccccacacaccctgtgaatTTTTCCCCTTTGAGTATTTCTCCGATTCTCCCCTTTTGaacgttcctattgaatctgcttccaccgccctttcaggcagcgccttccagatcaccacaactcgctgtgtcagacacattctcctcatctcccccccaccccctctggatcttttaccgattctcttcaatctgtccccactccccccctctgcttaccaaccctcctgccactggaaacagtttctcctcattgacTCGATCCAGACTCCCTCGTGATTctgaacgcctcgattcaatctccaccttaaccttctccgctcaaaggagaacaatcccggcTCCTCCAAACACTCCACATAAACTGAAGCCCCCTCATTCCGGGGAACcggtcctggtaaatctccctccctccgcaccctctccgaaACCCTCCACGTCCTTCCCAAGGTGCGGGGGGCTGGAATTTGATACAGTACAGAAGGCGTTGGacgcccccccccatcccccccaacctgAGACACATTGACCTTGTCCAGCACGGTCCCACTGCCAAGCACACCTTACGCCTCCCGGGTTGACCCATGGACCTCTCCAGCCCACACCCGATCAGCGAGCTCACCCAGACAACGCGCTAACTTACTGGTGACAAATCCCGAGAAGGCCCAATTGATCCAGCCACCGATCAGGATCATTGGCAGAACGTTGGTCAGGTTCCCCTTCATCAGGTCCGTCAGCATGCTGGGGTCTGAGGGGAGATATCGGGGTcagagagcagagtgaagcagcaggaatagaaacagaggcaacaagatccaacctcccccaccaccgaACCCCACCCGTCCACACCTGCTCCTCTCGAGCCCCAATCACGACCACAGCCAAACGCGGGCATCCTGGGGTCTGGGAGGTGTTGCCAAATTCGCCAGTcacacagacccttccccaccagtactgtacccaagtgttataccgtgacagacccgtccccaccagtactgtaccccagtgttatacagtgacagacccgtccccaccagtactgtacccaagtgttatacagtgacagacccgtccccaccagtactgtaccccagtgttatacagtgacagaccggtccccaccagtactgtaccccagtgttatacagtgacagacccgtccccaccagtactgtaccccagtgttatacagtgacagacccgtccccaccagtactgtaccccagtgttacacagtgacagacccgtccccaccagtactgtgccccagtgttatacagtgacagacccgtccccaccagtactgtaccccagtgttatacagtgacaggcccgtccccaccagtactgtaccccagggttatacagtgacagaccctgtccccaccagtactgtaccccagtgttatacagtgacagacccccccccaccagtactgtaccccagtattacacagtgacagacccatccccaccagtactgtaccccagtgttatacactgacagacccgtccccacctgaactgaaccccggtgttatacagtgacagacctgtccccaccagtaatgtaccccagtgttatacagtgacagacccgtccccaccagtactgtaccccagtgttatacagtgacagacccgtccccaccagtactgtaccccagtgttatacagtgacagacctgtccccaccagtactgtaccccagtgttatacagtgacagacccgtccccaccagtcctgtaccccatattatacactgacagacccatccccaccagtactgtaccccagtgttatacagtgacagacccgtccccactagtactgtaccccagtgttataaagtgacagacccgtcaccaccagtactgtaccccatattatacactgacagacccgtccccaccagtactgtaccccagtgttacacagtgacagacccgtccataccagtactgtaccccagtgttacacagtgacagaccagtccccaccagtactgtaccccagtgttatatagtgacagacccgtccccaccagtactgtaccccagtgttatacagtgacagaccccgtccccaccagtactgtaccccagtgttacgcagtgacagacccgtccccaccagtactgtaccccagtgttatacagtgacagacccgtccccaccagtactgtaccccagtgttatacagtgacagacccgtccccaccagtactgtaccccagtgttagacactgacagacccgtccccaacagtaatgtaccccagtgttatacagtcactgacccgtccccaccagcactgtaccccagtgttatacagtgacagacccgtccccaccagtactgtaccccagtgttatacagtgacagacccatccccaccagtactgtaccccagtgttatacagtgacagacccatccccaccagtactgtaccccagtgttatacagtgacagacccgtccccaccagtcctgtaccccatattatacactgacagacccgtccccaccagtactgtaccccagtgttatacagtgacagacccgtccccaccagtactgtaccccagtgttataaagtgacagacccgtccccaccagtactgtaccccatattatacactgacagacccgtccccaccagtactgtaccccatattatacactgacagacccgtccccaccagtactgtaccccagtgttatatagtgacagacccgtcctcaccagtactgtaccccagtgttatatagtgacagacccgtcctcaccagtactgtaccccagtgttatacagtgacagaccccgtccccaccagtactgtaccccagtgttatacagtgacagaccccgtccccaccagtactgtaccccagtgttatacagtgacagaccccgtccccaccagtactgtaccccagtgttatacagtgacagaccagtcctcaccagtactgtaccccagtgtatacagtgacaggcccgtccccaccagtactgtaccccagtgttatacactgacagacccgtccccaccagtactgtaccccagtgttacacagtgacagacccgtccccaccagtactgtaccccagtgttacacagtgatagacccgtccccaccagtactgtaccccagtgttacacagtgatagacctgtccccaccagtactgtaccccagtgttacacagtgatagacccgtccccaccagtactgtaccccagtgttatacagtgacagacccgtccccaccagtactgtaccccagttgtatgcactgacagacctgtccccaccagtactgtaccccagtgttatacactgacagacccgtcccccccAGACATTACCTGTCACAGGGTTTTTTGGCGtcaccttcctttttgttttcttAAAGAAGCCGGCTTCAGGATcattgaagaaatgcttcctcatGATGAAGGACTATGAGGTAAAGAGAGCAGTAAAGAGTTAGGCTGTGGTGCCCAGCCATTAATTACGAGCCCACACAGGACAACGAGGCTGATGGTATCTATCCCAGAAACTCACTACGATGTATCTGGCACCCTCGCCTCACAGGGTGgggctggggtgaggtggggcggggggagggcggTGGGGTTAAAGTCATGGTCATGTTCCCCACTTCAGAGACTCTCAGCCCAAAATCCAATCAAACACTCGTATATACATGTTCCCCGGTACGTCCACAACTGCCTAGTCAATCACCAACTACCCCaccttcatctctcccccgtcccctcttcatctctccccccgtcccctcttcatctctccccccgtcccctcttcatctccccccgtcccctcttcatctcgcccccgtcccctcttcatctccccccgtcccctcttcatctctccccccgtcccctcttcatctctccccccgtcccctcttcatctccccccgtcccctcttcatctctcccaccgccctctcttcatctcccccccgtcccctcttcatctctcccctgtccccacttcatctctccctatc includes these proteins:
- the LOC121274212 gene encoding ER membrane protein complex subunit 3-like isoform X2 produces the protein MRKHFFNDPEAGFFKKTKRKVTPKNPVTDPSMLTDLMKGNLTNVLPMILIGGWINWAFSGFVTTKVPFPLTLRFKPMLQRGIELVSLDASWVSSASWYFLNVFGLRRLYSLILGQDNADHSRTLEDQLTGAALSMAPDTNKAFKAEWEALEVVDHRWALESVEEELMGNDLNLAQFYSKG
- the LOC121274212 gene encoding ER membrane protein complex subunit 3-like isoform X1, whose translation is MRKHFFNDPEAGFFKKTKRKVTPKNPVTDPSMLTDLMKGNLTNVLPMILIGGWINWAFSGFVTTKVPFPLTLRFKPMLQRGIELVSLDASWVSSASWYFLNVFGLRRLYSLILGQDNAADHSRTLEDQLTGAALSMAPDTNKAFKAEWEALEVVDHRWALESVEEELMGNDLNLAQFYSKG